A single window of Magnetococcales bacterium DNA harbors:
- a CDS encoding tetratricopeptide repeat protein, whose product MGAALAGLGRFAEAIESYQKALSINPRHHETLNNLSSAQKKLGRLTEALASFQQALAIKPNYPKVHYSSSISKLDTLP is encoded by the coding sequence ATGGGGGCCGCTCTGGCTGGCCTGGGTCGATTCGCTGAAGCCATTGAAAGTTATCAAAAAGCCCTCTCCATCAACCCCCGTCACCATGAGACCTTGAACAATCTGAGTTCGGCTCAAAAGAAGCTGGGGCGGCTGACTGAAGCCCTGGCGAGCTTTCAACAGGCCCTGGCTATCAAGCCCAACTATCCCAAGGTTCACTATAGCAGTTCTATCTCAAAATTGGACACTCTTCCCTGA